The nucleotide window GGCGCTCGATTCGGTGGAGACGCCCTTCGGCAGCGCCGAAGAGGTGCTGGGCGGTTCGGGCACCTATTTTTCCATCTCGGCAGGTTATTTTACCGACATCCAGCTGGTGGCGGTGGTCGGTTCGGATTTCCCGGCGGAGCATCTGCAGTTTTTGCGCTCGCGCAACATCGACCTGGCCGGATTGCAGAGTGTGCCGGGGAGAACCTTCCGTTGGCAGGGGCGCTACGGCTTCGACCTCAACCAGGCTCAGACCCTCGACACCCAGCTCAACGTCTTCGAGACCTTCCGTCCCGAACTGCCGGCGGGATACGAAGAAGCCGAGTTCGTCTTTCTCGGCAACATCGATCCCGAGCTGCAGCTGGAAGTACTCAAACAGGTGAAGAATCCGCGGTTGGTAGCCTGCGATACGATGAATTTCTGGATCGGGGGGAAACGCGAGGCGCTGCTCAGGACCCTGCGACAGGTCGGCATCCTGCTGATCAACGAGGGGGAGGCCAGGCAACTGGCCGGCGAGGCCAACCTGGTGAAGGCGGCACGGGCGATCCTGGCGATGGGACCGAAGACGCTGGTGATCAAGCAGGGAGAATACGGGGCGCTGATGTTCACGGAACACTCAGTCTTTTCCGCCCCCGCCTATCCGCTGGAGTCGGTTTTCGATCCGACCGGCGCCGGCGACACCTTCGCCGGCGGTTTCATCGGCTACCTGGCGGCCACCCGGAACCTCTCCGAAAGCAGTTTTCGCCAGGCCGTCATCTTCGGCAGCGTGATGGCGTCCTTCACCGTCGAGGACTTCAGCCTCAACCGCCTGAAACGCCTGGAATACAGGGAAATCGAGGAGCGCTTCCGCCGTTTCAAGCTGCTGACCGAATTCGAAGGGCTGGGCTGACATTCAGGAGAGCCGGATGTTCCGCTGGCACAAAGAGATCGAGCGTCTCGATATCCCTGCATCCCAGGTCCTGCACCTGGAGCGCTCGCTGAGTGCCGTGCAGGTGGCGCTGCCGGGGCTTCCTTCCCAGGAGGCGACGGCCTATCTCTGTGTTTTTGCTGCCGGCAAGGGGCTTCGGGTGGCACTGGTGCTGCACTTGCACACCAGTCAGTGTCTCGCCTTTTACCTGCACGAGCGGGCGGATGCCCCTCTGCAGGAGGCTGGCCGGCTGATCGAGGAGGGGGCTCTCTTTGCCGAGTCGTTGGGTTTCATGCTCAGCGACATGGATTACCGCGTGCTCGGCATTAAAAAGCGGGATGCCCTTTGGGATTCTCTGCCACTGAAAGCCGGCGTCGAACCCCCGGCTCCGGTTGCAACGGCGGCAGCCTTCCTGGCGACTGCGGGTCCTCCAGTTGCGGTTTATGCCCCGCAGCCGGCGGAGCCTGCCGGTGTAGAGCCGCTGGCGTCTGCGGATGAGGCGGTCGTCGAACTGGCTGAAGAGGCACCATCCACTCCGTCGGCTCCTGTTGAGGTGATGCCCGATGCCCTGTCGGGAAGCGGGACGACCATACGGGTCGGCGCCCGGAAATGGCCGCCAGGTGCCGAGGAGTTGACGGCTCGGCGGCAGAAGCTGCTGGAAAGCCTCGGGCGTTTTCTGGCCTCCCTGTAAGGAGCATTCCGTGCACAGATTTTTCTTTCCCTTGGCCTTTTTACTCATGGTGCTACTGACGTCCGGCTGTGCCGCCTCGGCGAAGCACCGCAAAGAGGCCGAAACCCATCACATGCTCGGCATCTCCTACCTGCGCGAGCGTAATCCCACCTTGGCGTTGCGAGAGCTCCAGCTCGCGGAGCAAAAAGATGCGGACAACGCCGACATCCAGAACACCCTGGCCCAGGCCTACCAGCAGAAGCGCGCTTTTCCCGAGGCCGAGCGGCATTACCTCAGGGCCATCCGGCTTGACCGCGACAATCCTACTTACCAGAACAATCTGGCCGCCCTCTACCTCGACATGGCGCGCTGGGATGACGCTATCCGGCATTTCCGCAAGGCGGCGGACAATCTTCTCTTTACCAGCCCGGAGGTGGCCCTGACCGGCATCGGCTACGCCTACTTCCAGAAGGGGGTGTACCTCGATTCGATTGCTGCCTGCAAAGAGGCGCTCAACTTCAATCCTCGCTACGCCCAGGCACAACTGCACCTGGGAGAAGCCTATTACGCTCTGGACAAAACCGGGCCGGCGATCGAGGCTTTTCGCCAGGCACTGACCTTGAACCCCGACTACACTCTTGCCCATTACCGGCTGGGCCAGGCCTACATGAAACTCAAAAAGCCCGAACTGGCCGTCGCGTCTTTCCGTGAGGTGCTGCGCCTGGCGCCCGATTCCGATCTCGGCCGCTCGGTTGCCGAATATATCAAGATTCTGAAGTGAGATTTCCCATGGATGATCTGCAGCAGCAAACCGTTGGCATCCTGCTCAAAAACCGGCGTCAAGAACTTGGTCTCTCCCTCGCTGAGATCGCATCTAAAACCAATATACGGCGCACTTATCTCGAAGCCCTGGAAGACGATCGCTATGAGGCTTTGCCAGGCGAGGCCTATCAGAGCGGCTTCCTTCGCAACTACGCCGGAGCGCTCGGTCTGGAGGCCGGCAGCGTGCTGCGGCAATGGCGAAAAGCGACGACCAAGGCGGGCGATGGCAAACGCGGGGAAATCTCCGTGGTTTCAACGCAGTTGAGCGGAGTTTCGCCGCCACGGCGCCTGCCGCGTCGGCGGTTATTTCTCCTGTTGCCGCTGCTGCTCGTCTCGGCCATCGCCCTTTATTTTTCCGTTGGCAGCCGGCAGGGAGCCGCAGTGCTGCAGATGCCCGCCCCGTCCACGCCGGCTCTGGTGCAACCCGCTGAGCAGCTTGTTTCGCCCCCGCCCGGCGAAAACCCGCTGCCAGTTCCGGCGAGTGCGACAGAGGCAGCGGTCGCTGTTGCCGAACAGCCGGCCGCGCCGGCGGCAGTGGCCCTGGCGGCGGTGCCCGCCATACCCGCCGCAGGGAGTGTCATCCGGCTTGAGGCCATGGGTCCGCTGGAGGTTGAAGTGGCGGTGGACAGCCGCCCGTTGCAGCGCTATGTTTTGAGTACGGCATCCGCCCTGCAGTGGAACGTCGGCCGCAGCGCCCGGCTGGCCGTAGACAATCCGGCAGCGGTGAAAATCTGGCTTGGTGGCCAGCCGCTCGATTTGGCCGGCCGTTCAGAAATCGTTTTGCAGGCGGCAATCCCGGAGTAATGGGAGGTAACCGATGACCATTCAGTGCCCCGAGTGCGGCGTCCGCTACCGGATCGATCCTTCGCGGGTCAGTAAGTCGGTGGCGAGAGTCAAGTGCCCGCAGTGCGCTGCCGTGTTCGAAGTGAATCTCCGCAATGGGCAGGCCGAGCCGCCGGCCGCCGCTCCGGCCGGCACAGGTCCCGGGACGGCGGATTCGACAGCGCCCGAAGTTCTGATCGTCGATGATTCCAAATTTTTCCGCGAGCTGGTTGCCGACGTGCTCAAACCGTTGCAACTGCAGTTCCTCATGGCGGGAGACGGCGACGAAGCCTTGCGGATCATCCGGCAGAGACGGCCCGTGCTGGTCATCCTCGACCTGAGTCTCCCCGGCACGAGCGGCTACGAGCTGATCCGGCAGGTGCGCGACGAACCTTCCCTGCGCGATCTCCGCCTGCTGGCCATGAGCGGTGTCTACCGCAAGGAGACCGACGCCGCCGAAGTGCAGGCGGCCGGCGCCGATGATTTCGTCAGCAAGTCGTTCAAACCGGAACAGCTGCAGATTCGTGTGAAGAAACTGCTGGCGGGTCAGGCATGACCGGTTCCGCCGAAATTCAGGAAGTGGCCGAAGCGGTCCGTCGTCGTGCCGGGGAGGAGCCGTTCGCTCTGGCGGTCGTGCTCGGCTCGGGACTCGGCGCCCTGGCCGAGGAGGCCGAACCGCTGGGTGTTTTTCCCTATGCCGGGTATGCCGCTTTTCCCCCCGCGCAGCAGGTTGCCGGCCATGCCGGCCGCCTCGTCGCCGGCACCCTGGAGGGTCGTCGGCTCCTTTTTTTTCAGGGACGGCATCACCTCTACGAGGGACTAACCGCCCGGCAGGTCGCCGTGCCGGTGCGGATTGCCCATGCGCTCGGCTGCCGGCGACTGCTCCTGACCAATGCTGCCGGGGGGGTCAACGAAGAGTATCGGCCCGGCGACTTCATGCTGATTGCCGATCATCTCAACCTCCTCGGCGACAATCCCCTGCGGGGCGAAAGACGTGACCCTTTCATCGATCTTTCCGGCCTTTACCGACAGGAATTCTTCCCCTCCCTCCTCGAATTTGCCCGGCAGCAGAATATCCGCCTGCATCGCGGCGTCCTGGCGGCGCTGCCCGGCCCTTCCTATGAAACCCCCGCCGAAATCCGCGCCCTGCGCCTGCTGGGTGCCGACGCCGTCTCCATGTCGACAGTTCCCGAAGCAATCATGGGGCGCTACCTGGGGCTGGAGGTGGCAGGTCTCTCCCTCATCGCCAACGCCGCTGCCGGTTTGGCCTCTGCTCCCCTCAGCCATGCGGAGGTCCTCGCGAGCGGCCAAAGGGGTGCATCCCGACTGGCTCTGCTGGTCCGCCATCTGATCGCCCTTTGGCTGTCGAAATCTGCATCCGCCTAGCCCTTGCCCCCCCTGCGGCCCGCTTTCGAACCCACCTCTGTATTAAGATTTAACTATTTGTAATCATTGTTTAATTAATTTTACGTCGGCCGTCCCTGGCCTTGACAGTAAGAGCCGGCATGGTACACTTTCCGAAATTGTGACCGGGAGAAGGCCATTGGGTCGGAAAGCAAAGAAAATTCTGATTGTTGATGATGAGGAGAACGCCCGTATCGGCCTGAGCAAGCTCCTGGCTCAGGAGGGGTACGAGGTCGAGAGCGTCGCCAATGGCCTTGAGGCCCTGGAGTTCCTTGGCCACAACAAGGTGAATCTGGTCATCAGCGACATCAATATGCCGCAAATGAACGGACTCGCCTTTCTCCGGGAACTCAACCGCCACCATCCCGATATGTCGGTCATCATGATTACCGCCTATGGCGGCGTTGAGTCCTATCTCGAGGCCATAAATCTAGGGGCATTCGAGTACATTCACAAGCCCGTCAAACTGGAAGAGCTCAAGTCCGTGATGAAAAAGATATTCACCCGGCACCAGGCGGTGAGTGTTTCCTGATGCCCTGGTAGATGCTATAATTTGGACTAAGGAGGAAACATGAGAGACTTCAAGACCATCCTGTTCGCCACCGATTTTTCGGAAAGCTCCGATTATGCTTTTCAGTATGCCTATTCCCTGGCCAAAAAATTCAATGCCCGCTTGCTGCTGGTGCACGTAATCAACGAACCCGTCGACCTGCGGGGTTTCTATGTGCCGCACATCTCCTTCGAAAAGCTCGAAGAGGAGATCGAGGAAGGGGCGAAGAAAATGATGGAGAAATTCTGCCGCACCCATATCCGCGACTATGACAACTTCGAATCCATCATTGTTCCCGGTATTCCCTACGACGAGATCATCAAAAAGGCGACGGACAACTCGGCCGATCTCATCATCGTGGGGACGCACGGCCGCACCGGCCTCGATCATGTTCTTTTCGGCAGCACCGCTGAAAAAGTGGTGCGCAAGTCGCAGGTGCCGGTGATGACCATCCGCATCGGCGAGTGACGAAGAAAAAGATCCGCCCGGCCAGGAAAAGGCAGCAGAGATGCTGCCTTTTCCGTTTTCTGACGACCTTCGCGGAGGGGATTTCTCCTTGTCAAACAGGGTGGGGAAGGGTTATGCTGTTCTCCGCTTCGAGCAATCCAGACGAAGGGGACAACAGGTTTGGTCATGACAGATCGCGTACTGGTGATCGACGATGAGAGGATCATCCTCGAGCTCACCTCGATGATTCTGCGCAGCAAGGGATATGAGGTTCTGACCGCCGAGAGCGGCCGGCTCGGTCTTGAAATTGTCGAGCGCGATGCCCCCTCTCTTGTCCTGCTCGACTATATGATGCCGGGCATGGACGGGATGACGGCCCTGCGGCAGATCCGCGAGCGTTTTCCCGATACCTACGTCGTCATGTTCACCGGCAAGGGGAGCGAGGAAATTGCCGTCGAACTGATGAAGGGGGGAGCCTCCGATTACATCCTCAAGCCGTTCAACAATCAGGACCTGATCGAGCGTATAGATAATGTTCTGCGCATCCGGCGCATTGAGCTGCACAACCGCGAACTGCGGGAAGAACGCGAGCGACTGCTGCACGAGATCGAACAGTGGAACCTGGAGTTGGAGCGCCGGGTCGAGGAGAAGACCCTCGAGCTGGAGCGGGCACA belongs to Desulfuromonadales bacterium and includes:
- a CDS encoding PfkB family carbohydrate kinase, yielding MSILVVGSVALDSVETPFGSAEEVLGGSGTYFSISAGYFTDIQLVAVVGSDFPAEHLQFLRSRNIDLAGLQSVPGRTFRWQGRYGFDLNQAQTLDTQLNVFETFRPELPAGYEEAEFVFLGNIDPELQLEVLKQVKNPRLVACDTMNFWIGGKREALLRTLRQVGILLINEGEARQLAGEANLVKAARAILAMGPKTLVIKQGEYGALMFTEHSVFSAPAYPLESVFDPTGAGDTFAGGFIGYLAATRNLSESSFRQAVIFGSVMASFTVEDFSLNRLKRLEYREIEERFRRFKLLTEFEGLG
- a CDS encoding tetratricopeptide repeat protein; translated protein: MHRFFFPLAFLLMVLLTSGCAASAKHRKEAETHHMLGISYLRERNPTLALRELQLAEQKDADNADIQNTLAQAYQQKRAFPEAERHYLRAIRLDRDNPTYQNNLAALYLDMARWDDAIRHFRKAADNLLFTSPEVALTGIGYAYFQKGVYLDSIAACKEALNFNPRYAQAQLHLGEAYYALDKTGPAIEAFRQALTLNPDYTLAHYRLGQAYMKLKKPELAVASFREVLRLAPDSDLGRSVAEYIKILK
- a CDS encoding helix-turn-helix transcriptional regulator, which gives rise to MDDLQQQTVGILLKNRRQELGLSLAEIASKTNIRRTYLEALEDDRYEALPGEAYQSGFLRNYAGALGLEAGSVLRQWRKATTKAGDGKRGEISVVSTQLSGVSPPRRLPRRRLFLLLPLLLVSAIALYFSVGSRQGAAVLQMPAPSTPALVQPAEQLVSPPPGENPLPVPASATEAAVAVAEQPAAPAAVALAAVPAIPAAGSVIRLEAMGPLEVEVAVDSRPLQRYVLSTASALQWNVGRSARLAVDNPAAVKIWLGGQPLDLAGRSEIVLQAAIPE
- a CDS encoding response regulator, giving the protein MTIQCPECGVRYRIDPSRVSKSVARVKCPQCAAVFEVNLRNGQAEPPAAAPAGTGPGTADSTAPEVLIVDDSKFFRELVADVLKPLQLQFLMAGDGDEALRIIRQRRPVLVILDLSLPGTSGYELIRQVRDEPSLRDLRLLAMSGVYRKETDAAEVQAAGADDFVSKSFKPEQLQIRVKKLLAGQA
- a CDS encoding purine-nucleoside phosphorylase; the encoded protein is MTGSAEIQEVAEAVRRRAGEEPFALAVVLGSGLGALAEEAEPLGVFPYAGYAAFPPAQQVAGHAGRLVAGTLEGRRLLFFQGRHHLYEGLTARQVAVPVRIAHALGCRRLLLTNAAGGVNEEYRPGDFMLIADHLNLLGDNPLRGERRDPFIDLSGLYRQEFFPSLLEFARQQNIRLHRGVLAALPGPSYETPAEIRALRLLGADAVSMSTVPEAIMGRYLGLEVAGLSLIANAAAGLASAPLSHAEVLASGQRGASRLALLVRHLIALWLSKSASA
- a CDS encoding response regulator; translation: MGRKAKKILIVDDEENARIGLSKLLAQEGYEVESVANGLEALEFLGHNKVNLVISDINMPQMNGLAFLRELNRHHPDMSVIMITAYGGVESYLEAINLGAFEYIHKPVKLEELKSVMKKIFTRHQAVSVS
- a CDS encoding universal stress protein — translated: MRDFKTILFATDFSESSDYAFQYAYSLAKKFNARLLLVHVINEPVDLRGFYVPHISFEKLEEEIEEGAKKMMEKFCRTHIRDYDNFESIIVPGIPYDEIIKKATDNSADLIIVGTHGRTGLDHVLFGSTAEKVVRKSQVPVMTIRIGE